The Paracoccus liaowanqingii genome window below encodes:
- the pgeF gene encoding peptidoglycan editing factor PgeF, producing the protein MQTTLEILTHPLLSGTTHGFFTRKGGASSGLFAGLNCGRRSTDQSDMVQVNRARVADAMGVGAGHLATVRQVHSADVVTLAEDTDIDTVRDTDADGLVTARRDVALAVLTADCQPILLADAGAGVVGACHAGWRGALNGVIEATVAAMQAIGAREIRAVIGPTISQRAYEVGPDFMDNFLTEDAESERFFSGGPQGRPMFDLPAFGLSRLRAAGVEAEWSRHCTYSDPDRFFSYRRATHEGQADYGRLISAISL; encoded by the coding sequence ATGCAGACGACGCTTGAAATACTGACCCATCCGCTGCTGTCGGGCACGACGCATGGCTTCTTCACCCGCAAGGGCGGCGCCTCGTCGGGGCTGTTTGCCGGGCTGAACTGCGGGCGCCGCTCCACCGATCAAAGCGACATGGTGCAGGTCAACCGTGCCCGCGTGGCCGATGCGATGGGCGTGGGCGCGGGGCATCTGGCGACGGTGCGGCAGGTCCATTCCGCCGATGTGGTGACACTGGCCGAGGACACAGACATTGATACCGTCCGCGACACCGATGCCGACGGGCTGGTGACGGCACGGCGCGACGTGGCGCTGGCGGTGCTGACCGCCGATTGCCAGCCGATCCTGCTGGCCGATGCCGGCGCAGGCGTCGTGGGGGCCTGTCACGCGGGCTGGCGTGGCGCGCTGAACGGCGTGATCGAGGCGACGGTCGCGGCAATGCAGGCGATTGGCGCCCGCGAGATCCGGGCGGTGATCGGCCCGACCATCAGCCAGCGCGCCTATGAGGTCGGCCCCGATTTCATGGACAACTTCCTGACGGAAGACGCTGAGTCGGAACGGTTCTTCAGCGGCGGCCCGCAGGGGCGGCCGATGTTCGACCTGCCCGCCTTCGGCCTGTCGCGGCTGCGGGCGGCGGGGGTCGAGGCGGAATGGTCGCGCCATTGCACCTATTCCGACCCGGACCGCTTCTTCAGCTACCGGCGTGCCACGCATGAGGGGCAGGCAGACTACGGGCGGCTGATCAGCGCGATCTCGCTCTAG
- a CDS encoding Lrp/AsnC family transcriptional regulator, producing MAGAKLDDIDRKILAELQADGRMTNVELARRVGISAPPCLRRVRTLEELGYIRGYHALIDARELGFEVQVFAMVRLASQSERDLSAFEARVMGWPLVRECHMLNGEIDFILKCVSPDLSTFQRFLTNSLTAAPNVASVKTSLVIRGAKDEPAVPFEIVEERVREAG from the coding sequence ATGGCTGGCGCCAAACTCGACGACATCGACCGCAAGATCCTGGCCGAACTTCAGGCCGATGGCCGGATGACCAATGTCGAACTGGCCCGCCGCGTGGGCATTTCCGCGCCGCCCTGCCTGCGTCGCGTCCGCACGCTGGAGGAACTGGGCTACATCCGCGGCTACCACGCGCTGATCGACGCCCGCGAGCTGGGATTCGAGGTGCAGGTCTTTGCCATGGTGCGGCTGGCCTCGCAATCCGAACGCGACCTGTCGGCCTTCGAGGCGCGGGTCATGGGCTGGCCGCTGGTCCGCGAATGCCACATGCTGAACGGCGAGATCGACTTCATCCTGAAATGCGTCTCGCCCGACCTGTCGACCTTCCAGCGCTTCCTGACGAACAGCCTGACGGCCGCGCCGAACGTCGCCTCGGTCAAGACCTCGCTGGTGATCCGGGGCGCCAAGGACGAGCCCGCCGTGCCCTTCGAGATCGTCGAGGAACGCGTCCGCGAGGCAGGCTAG
- a CDS encoding TolB family protein, producing the protein MSGWRSSLEVWDLATGRARVILRTDRLIEAPNWHPEGWFLVNAEGRLWRADGAGLQLINTGCPERCNNDHGILPDGRIVFSAHDGMGAGIHILDGAQLRTLPLPRPSWWHGATAKRLVYACARGGDRVVRIASSDLQGGDERVLTPGVAHHDGPDVSPCGTWIWFNSDATGHAQIWRMPADGLEAAPVFHDENVNWFPHPSPCGRHVIWLAYAPGTKEHPRDRPVSIRIMRPDGTGRRTLLDLWGGQGTMNVPCWAPDGGAFAFVRYAPVDQ; encoded by the coding sequence ATGAGCGGCTGGCGATCCTCGCTGGAGGTCTGGGACCTGGCGACGGGCCGCGCCCGGGTGATCCTGCGGACCGACCGCCTGATCGAGGCGCCGAACTGGCACCCCGAGGGCTGGTTCCTGGTCAATGCCGAGGGGCGGCTGTGGCGCGCGGACGGGGCGGGGCTGCAGCTGATCAACACCGGCTGCCCCGAGCGGTGCAACAACGACCACGGCATCCTGCCCGACGGGCGCATCGTGTTCTCGGCCCATGACGGCATGGGGGCCGGCATCCATATCTTGGACGGGGCGCAGCTGCGGACCCTGCCGCTGCCCCGGCCCAGCTGGTGGCACGGCGCCACCGCAAAGCGGCTGGTCTATGCCTGCGCGCGGGGTGGCGACCGGGTGGTGCGGATCGCCAGCAGCGACCTGCAGGGCGGGGACGAGAGGGTCCTGACCCCCGGCGTCGCCCATCATGACGGGCCGGATGTCAGCCCCTGCGGCACCTGGATCTGGTTCAATTCGGATGCGACAGGCCATGCGCAGATCTGGCGCATGCCCGCCGACGGATTAGAGGCCGCACCGGTCTTTCATGACGAGAATGTGAACTGGTTTCCCCATCCCTCACCCTGCGGCCGCCACGTGATCTGGCTGGCCTATGCACCGGGGACCAAGGAACATCCGCGTGACCGCCCCGTATCGATCCGCATCATGCGGCCGGACGGGACGGGGCGAAGAACGCTGCTGGATCTGTGGGGTGGGCAGGGCACGATGAACGTGCCCTGCTGGGCACCGGACGGAGGCGCCTTCGCCTTCGTCCGCTACGCGCCCGTCGATCAGTGA
- a CDS encoding MFS transporter — protein MTLSSAAPRGVNPWAATVLLLMGNFMNLINVSIVNVALPSIRADLNATETQIEWVSAAYVLAFAVGLLPCGRFGDKLGRKRLFLSGVGLFTLASVLCGLAPGIWVLIAARALQGIGGAMMVPQVMAIMHVLFPPEQKAKAFALAGFVVSLGAVSGPLLGGLLITADIQGLGWRPIFLVNLPIGLLVVLGGLRLIPTMSSDRDMAIDWRGVALFAAAITLVVLPVIEGPLLGWPWWSLVALAMAAPVGWLFWRRQQALERAGREQLLPVQLLRDRGYLSGVIVVMMHFSAIPGMFLILAIYLQTGFGLTPLHSGLATAPFPLGVMLGSWVTARFGIRAMTRRIAMGAGIMLVGMIWLRHAAGHPPADLHLWTLAAPLALNGFGMGLAISPLFQMVLRDVPGPMAGAATGGMQAFQQVGAAIGIAVASSLFFVHLRVTDDYPAALAQALTYQICVFAAILTLLAIRSRAVRRARVPG, from the coding sequence ATGACCCTCTCTTCAGCCGCGCCCCGGGGCGTGAACCCCTGGGCCGCGACCGTGCTGCTGCTGATGGGCAACTTCATGAACCTGATCAATGTCAGCATCGTCAACGTGGCGCTGCCCTCGATCCGCGCCGACCTGAACGCGACCGAGACGCAGATCGAATGGGTCTCGGCTGCCTATGTGCTGGCCTTCGCGGTCGGGCTGCTGCCCTGCGGGCGGTTCGGGGACAAGCTGGGGCGCAAGCGGCTGTTCCTGTCGGGGGTGGGGCTGTTCACGCTGGCCTCGGTCCTGTGCGGGCTGGCGCCGGGCATCTGGGTGCTGATCGCGGCGCGGGCCCTGCAGGGGATCGGCGGCGCGATGATGGTGCCGCAGGTCATGGCGATCATGCATGTGCTGTTCCCGCCCGAGCAGAAGGCCAAGGCCTTCGCGCTGGCGGGCTTCGTGGTCAGCCTGGGGGCGGTCAGCGGGCCGCTGCTGGGCGGGCTGCTGATCACCGCCGACATCCAGGGGCTGGGCTGGCGGCCGATCTTCCTGGTGAACCTGCCCATCGGCCTGCTGGTCGTGCTGGGCGGCCTGCGGCTGATCCCGACCATGTCGTCTGATCGCGATATGGCCATCGACTGGCGCGGCGTCGCGCTGTTCGCAGCCGCCATCACGCTGGTCGTGCTGCCGGTGATCGAGGGGCCGCTGCTGGGCTGGCCGTGGTGGTCGCTGGTGGCACTGGCCATGGCTGCGCCCGTGGGCTGGCTGTTCTGGCGCCGCCAGCAGGCGCTGGAGCGGGCGGGGCGCGAGCAGCTGCTGCCCGTGCAGCTGTTGCGCGACCGGGGCTATCTGTCCGGCGTCATCGTGGTGATGATGCACTTCTCGGCCATTCCGGGGATGTTCCTGATCCTGGCGATCTATCTGCAGACGGGCTTCGGACTGACCCCCCTGCATTCCGGGCTGGCCACGGCGCCCTTTCCCTTGGGCGTGATGCTGGGCAGTTGGGTGACGGCGCGCTTCGGGATCCGCGCCATGACCCGGCGCATCGCGATGGGTGCGGGAATCATGCTGGTCGGCATGATCTGGCTGCGCCACGCGGCAGGCCATCCGCCCGCCGACCTGCACCTGTGGACGCTGGCCGCGCCGCTGGCGCTGAACGGCTTCGGAATGGGGCTGGCGATCTCGCCGCTGTTCCAGATGGTGCTGCGCGACGTGCCAGGGCCGATGGCGGGGGCGGCGACCGGGGGGATGCAGGCCTTTCAGCAGGTCGGCGCGGCCATCGGCATCGCCGTCGCCTCCAGCCTGTTCTTCGTGCATCTGCGGGTGACGGACGACTATCCCGCAGCGCTGGCGCAGGCGCTGACCTATCAGATCTGCGTCTTCGCCGCGATCCTGACGCTGCTGGCGATCCGGTCCCGCGCGGTGCGCCGCGCGCGGGTGCCCGGATGA
- a CDS encoding bifunctional sulfate adenylyltransferase/adenylylsulfate kinase translates to MTLANQTPIPELYVSDAAAAALKDDAGQMPSWDLTPRQICDLELLMNGGFNPLKGFLTEADYNGVVHDMRLESGALWPMPITLDVSEKFAEGLPAGTDIALRDQEGVILAIMSVTDKWVPNKALEAEKVFGADDLAHPAVNYLHNTAGPVYLGGPVKGLQTPTHYDFRARRNTPNELRAFFKKLGWTRVVAFQTRNPLHRAHQELTFRAAREAQANLLIHPVVGMTKPGDVDHFTRVRCYEAVLDKYPAATTNLSLLNLAMRMAGPREAVWHGLIRANHGVTHFIVGRDHAGPGKNSEGKDFYGPYDAQTLFTQYKDEIGVEMVDFKHMVYVQEKASYFPADEIPEGSTVLDISGTELRRRLREGLDIPEWFSFPEVVQQLRRTSPPRAQQGFTVFFTGLSGSGKSTVANALMVKLMEMGGRPVSLLDGDVVRKHLSSELGFSKEHRDINIKRIGYVASEITKNGGIAICAPIAPYTATRRAVREMVEAGGAFVEVHISTPIEECERRDRKGLYKLAREGKIKEFTGISDPYEEPKNAELVVDTSDIDVDGAAHQVLLKLESMGLIGLS, encoded by the coding sequence ATGACCCTTGCCAACCAGACCCCGATCCCCGAGCTGTATGTCTCGGACGCCGCCGCCGCCGCGCTCAAGGACGATGCGGGGCAGATGCCCAGCTGGGACCTGACGCCCCGCCAGATCTGCGATCTGGAGCTGCTGATGAACGGCGGCTTCAACCCGCTGAAGGGCTTCCTGACCGAGGCCGACTACAACGGCGTCGTCCATGACATGCGGCTGGAATCGGGCGCGCTGTGGCCGATGCCCATCACGCTGGACGTCTCCGAGAAATTCGCCGAGGGCCTGCCCGCCGGCACCGACATCGCGCTGCGCGATCAGGAAGGCGTGATCCTGGCGATCATGTCGGTCACGGACAAATGGGTGCCGAACAAGGCGCTTGAGGCCGAGAAGGTCTTCGGCGCCGACGATCTGGCCCATCCGGCGGTCAACTACCTGCACAACACCGCGGGCCCGGTCTATCTGGGTGGCCCGGTCAAGGGTCTGCAGACGCCGACGCATTACGACTTCCGCGCCCGTCGCAACACGCCGAACGAGCTGCGCGCCTTCTTCAAGAAGCTGGGCTGGACCCGGGTCGTGGCCTTCCAGACGCGCAACCCGCTGCACCGCGCGCATCAGGAACTGACCTTCCGCGCCGCCCGCGAGGCGCAGGCCAACCTGCTGATCCACCCGGTCGTCGGCATGACCAAGCCGGGCGACGTGGACCACTTCACCCGCGTGCGCTGCTACGAGGCGGTGCTGGACAAGTATCCGGCCGCGACCACCAACCTGTCGCTGCTGAACCTGGCGATGCGCATGGCGGGCCCGCGCGAGGCGGTCTGGCACGGCCTGATCCGCGCCAATCACGGCGTGACGCATTTCATCGTCGGCCGCGATCATGCCGGTCCCGGCAAGAACAGCGAAGGCAAGGACTTCTACGGTCCCTATGATGCCCAGACCCTGTTCACCCAGTACAAGGACGAGATCGGCGTCGAGATGGTCGACTTCAAGCACATGGTCTATGTGCAGGAGAAGGCCAGCTATTTCCCCGCCGACGAGATCCCCGAGGGCTCGACCGTGCTGGACATCAGCGGCACCGAACTGCGCCGCCGCCTGCGCGAGGGCCTGGACATTCCCGAATGGTTCAGCTTCCCCGAGGTCGTGCAGCAGCTGCGCCGCACCTCGCCGCCGCGCGCCCAGCAGGGCTTCACGGTGTTCTTCACCGGCCTGTCGGGCTCGGGCAAGTCGACCGTCGCCAACGCGCTGATGGTCAAGCTGATGGAGATGGGCGGGCGTCCCGTGTCGCTGCTGGACGGCGACGTGGTCAGGAAGCACCTGTCCTCGGAACTGGGCTTCTCGAAGGAGCATCGCGACATCAACATCAAGCGGATCGGCTATGTCGCGTCCGAGATCACCAAGAACGGCGGCATCGCGATCTGCGCGCCGATCGCGCCCTATACCGCGACCCGCCGCGCCGTGCGCGAGATGGTCGAGGCGGGTGGTGCCTTCGTCGAGGTCCATATCTCGACGCCCATCGAGGAATGCGAGCGCCGCGACCGCAAGGGCCTGTACAAGCTGGCCCGCGAAGGCAAGATCAAGGAATTCACCGGGATCTCGGATCCCTATGAAGAGCCGAAGAATGCCGAGCTGGTCGTCGACACCAGCGACATCGACGTGGACGGCGCCGCCCACCAGGTGCTGCTGAAGCTGGAAAGCATGGGCCTGATCGGCCTCAGCTGA
- a CDS encoding Hsp20 family protein codes for MTKMSLGSHPYLLGFDQLERLAERAAKGAEAYPPFNIEHMPPDGFRITLAVAGFAEEDLAITTEDRQLVIRGRQPGGEDNRVFLHRGIAARAFQRNFVLADGVEVTGAGLDNGLLHIDLRRVTPHQVVRTIPISRKEGDRLE; via the coding sequence ATGACAAAGATGTCCTTGGGGTCCCACCCCTATCTTCTGGGCTTCGACCAGCTGGAACGGCTGGCCGAGCGCGCCGCAAAGGGGGCCGAGGCCTATCCCCCCTTCAACATCGAACACATGCCGCCCGACGGGTTCCGCATCACCTTGGCGGTGGCCGGATTTGCCGAGGAGGACCTGGCGATCACGACCGAGGACCGTCAGCTGGTCATCCGGGGCCGCCAGCCGGGGGGCGAGGACAACCGCGTCTTTCTGCATCGCGGGATCGCGGCCCGCGCTTTTCAGCGCAACTTCGTGCTGGCCGACGGCGTTGAGGTGACAGGCGCCGGTCTGGACAACGGCCTTCTGCATATCGATCTGCGACGGGTCACCCCGCATCAGGTCGTCCGAACCATTCCCATCAGCCGCAAGGAAGGGGATCGTCTTGAATAG
- a CDS encoding YdcH family protein encodes MNMQHSMTHDDIARTRLEALRCEHRDLDEAIAALQGQQLTSSLALQRLKKQKLSLKDRIARLEDELTPDIIA; translated from the coding sequence ATGAACATGCAGCATTCGATGACCCACGACGACATCGCCCGCACCCGCCTCGAGGCGCTGCGCTGCGAGCATCGCGACCTGGACGAGGCGATCGCGGCCCTGCAGGGACAGCAGCTGACCTCGTCCCTGGCCCTGCAGCGGCTGAAGAAGCAGAAGCTGTCGCTGAAGGACCGCATCGCCCGGCTGGAGGACGAGCTGA
- a CDS encoding DUF1150 family protein, protein MNSKYDFGDVDVAQTVYIRKVAIATLPRDIREQLPEGRDVYAVHDAEGERLALVQDRSLAFTLARQNEMTPVSVH, encoded by the coding sequence TTGAATAGCAAATACGATTTCGGCGACGTGGACGTCGCGCAAACCGTCTACATCCGCAAGGTGGCCATCGCCACCCTGCCCCGCGACATCCGCGAGCAGCTGCCCGAGGGTCGTGACGTCTATGCCGTCCATGACGCCGAGGGCGAGCGGCTGGCCTTGGTGCAGGATCGCAGCCTGGCCTTCACCTTGGCCCGACAGAACGAGATGACGCCGGTCAGCGTTCACTGA
- the trxB gene encoding thioredoxin-disulfide reductase, producing MTERSHVKLLIVGSGPAGYTAAVYAARAMLEPMLIQGMQPGGQLTITTEVENWPGEIEIQGPELMVKMEAHAKAMGAEIVTDLVTSLDLQSRPFTATCDSGRVVTADAVILATGAQARWLGLPSEEQFKGFGVSACATCDGFFYRNREVVVIGGGNTAVEEALFLTRFASKVTLVHRRDSLRAEKILQNRLFAHPKVEVIWNSELAEVTGGTTPMGVTGALLRDLRDGTMREIKADGVFVAIGHAPASELVAGQLELHNGGYVKVEPGSTRTSIPGVFAAGDLTDHIYRQAITSAGMGCMAALDAEHFLAAEGEIEIVPEPLVAAIY from the coding sequence ATGACCGAACGCAGCCATGTGAAATTGTTGATCGTGGGGTCGGGCCCCGCGGGCTATACCGCCGCCGTCTATGCCGCGCGCGCCATGCTGGAGCCGATGCTGATCCAGGGCATGCAGCCCGGCGGACAGCTGACCATCACCACCGAGGTCGAGAACTGGCCCGGCGAGATCGAGATCCAGGGCCCCGAGCTGATGGTGAAGATGGAGGCCCATGCCAAGGCGATGGGTGCCGAGATCGTGACCGATCTGGTGACCTCCCTGGACCTGCAAAGCCGCCCCTTCACCGCGACCTGCGACAGCGGGCGCGTCGTGACGGCGGATGCGGTGATCCTGGCGACCGGCGCGCAGGCGCGCTGGCTGGGCCTGCCCTCCGAGGAGCAGTTCAAAGGCTTTGGCGTCAGCGCCTGCGCCACCTGCGACGGGTTCTTCTATCGCAACCGTGAGGTCGTGGTGATCGGCGGCGGCAACACGGCCGTCGAGGAGGCGCTGTTCCTGACCCGCTTCGCCAGCAAGGTGACGCTGGTCCATCGCCGCGACAGCCTGCGGGCCGAGAAGATCCTGCAGAACCGCCTGTTCGCCCATCCCAAGGTCGAGGTGATCTGGAACAGCGAACTGGCCGAGGTGACCGGCGGCACGACGCCCATGGGCGTCACCGGCGCTCTGCTGCGCGATCTGCGCGACGGAACTATGCGCGAGATCAAGGCGGACGGCGTCTTCGTGGCCATCGGCCACGCGCCCGCCAGCGAACTGGTCGCGGGCCAGCTGGAGCTGCACAACGGCGGCTATGTGAAGGTCGAGCCGGGCAGCACCCGTACCTCGATCCCGGGCGTCTTCGCCGCGGGCGACCTGACCGACCACATCTATCGCCAAGCGATCACCAGCGCGGGCATGGGCTGCATGGCCGCGCTGGATGCCGAGCATTTCCTGGCCGCCGAGGGCGAGATCGAGATCGTGCCAGAACCCCTGGTCGCGGCCATCTACTGA